gtgaacttcaatgaggtaaactattaaaagtgtggtgctataagactatgggctaatatggtatgtggattcgttctgtatagtaaattattcaggtacgaacaacctaattaagtacatgtgaattaaatgaatttgatgattgatgtgaatcaaACGTATaagttcaactatgagaccttgtgttaaatcgacaatcaaattcgttcaaatacattaagttggtcaagTATGcaatatgtacttatgcatgttaaatcgattagAATTGAATTacgaatgtgaattgagaagcataggtaaaaatgcctatatgtgagtaagggtaaaaccatcgtaaattatcgataaggacggactatgtgcggaaccatcttataattgctaatttgaaaggttgtgtacgaatcagtgagcaatatgaacatattagatgaattgtgaccttttggttctactggaattaagttgtgcgataaataatttatgtatatgacttatagtcgaatggtcactataggttaagtttgaatggtgaaatggatgtgtgatatttatgtatgacttttgaaccgaaatgtaaatgatggtgttcatatggagcttatatccaaatgtagcaaatgactagtAATGTGATAtattgaatgagatgtgttaatatatgatttaatatgcatgatatttgatgtgtatccgggcttaaagacccgcaggctatatgctggaattatatccagggtaaatcccgcaggcctagtgctggtattatatttgggccttcgtgcctaataggctttgtgccggtgatgtgtattcgggccttcgtgcctagcaggctttgtgccggtgatgtgtattcgggccttcgcacctagcaggcttcgtgtcggtgatgtgtattcaggccttcatgcctagcaggctatgatgcTGGTGgaatactattcgggcctttgagcctagcatgctataatgccggtgagatactattcgggctttcgaaATCGAGCCTCGAGCCTAACAGGCAAAATAACAGTGAATGAATAAAAGTCTAAGGTTAAGGCACCTCGTATTAGACTgaaaaatgaatacattcaatacattaagtgaGCCAGGTACGCACTATGTACTCGTATGTGAGTTCAATTTGAATGGAATCacaagtgtataatgtgatacatatgtgaataaatgttataattatatctatGACCATGATACATTcagtcaaggtgtgaaagtaagtgagagcatttgatttatttatgttatatgaattcagattaaatattataagaatgctgaatgtgcagcatgtgcttgtgtatattcggccaaatggtaatatatctagaaaatggccttttgagaaattgaataatcgaagtataattgcattTTTTTGTTTGCATTGcctaaaacttactaagcttatgaaagcttactccgttgttacattcctctgttttatagattgttggctccagttacttgctcgggttggagttcgccggagatattatcacactatcgagctcACGCTAAtaaagtaaatcctagtattttgagtctatggcatgtatagggttttaatgttttggacctcgtaagcccatatatgggacagattgcatgtgaaaagaaaaattttaaattgattgaaattttttgacacgatttttgtgtgattgactgagtttaagtcgggtaacacctcgaaccctgttccgacgagggatacgggcgagggatGTTACATTTTCTATTTCAATACTAAGACAATTGCGAGCGAAAATTGCTCCGACATCGCTCttcaatatatattcataatCTTTCTCCTatctcttattcttttatttatattttcgttGACCTGATCAATTATCATTTATATGAataattgaattgattattgTGCTTATTTCATATATTGTATGATTCgattaataaactaatttatttattaagtaattatttatctaaaattggGTATTTATTCAAGAGTGCTCAGTATATTAGGGAGTGACGCCCTTAATAGAATATCAAGACAAGTGGGACCAGAAGGGTATCCTGTCGTGTCTATCTTGTGCCAAGTAGTGAGATCGAGAGGGAATCTATATGCCTAGGAAGAGACCGAAAGGGTAATTTAAGTGGTAGtccttagtgaagatgagaccAGATGAGTATTCTTAACTAAAGGTGATAAATAACTTAATctaggataattaattatttaattagataattagggatttaatcgatCGTAGGCTAGAGGCTCGCCTTGTTGACACTAGAAATAGGAAAGTTCATTAGATTAGTTtaagttagtttatttaattagtttaatcagCATATTAATAtggattaacactactaatttgtgactcgattacattagtaattattttctgtaattgatttaataatagtTTCTCCAATCTACaatcccttaggtacgatcctcaaaatacttaacagtgttttgttgtaaactttactatattacaatatGACTCGTACACTTGCGGACACCGccgatttaatttaatatatttttatgtgatatttttactataaacgatAACACGTTTATAGACGGCCAACCAACTACTAAACCTAAGCCTATAAATAGAATTGCTGTGAACAATTTAAAAGACATCTTTCTACTTAGTTTTAACTTTACTTTCAATTGTAACTTAGAGTTCTTTCAGATGTAACTTTTATTTCAGTTTTGTTTCGTTCTTCGCAGGAACTAGATTGTAGATTTGTCAAACTCATCACGGATtattgtttgtaacacccctatcccgtaaccgtcgccggaataggtaaggggcattaccggacttgtaactcatgtcagaacagtaaaattttgaactttttcttgaaataaagatcattcatttaaataagtactaagcacagtcagggataaaatttaaacttctctaagtaaacattcaaaagatgccattttcgcatggcttatatacattaaccaaaatattcttccgccactagtctattctatacacgccataagataatccaaaacatagcagtaccaagcagtggatagtgatagtgtgacaagttgctgacgatccccgagcaaaagaccaaattcaacaatctataaaacagagaaacataacaacagagtaagcttttataagcttagtaagtcttaagcaaattaaaaaaaaactcttgaactcaaatataaccaatttgtttatttgattcatatatatatcatttcatttcatatctatagTTACCCTCATCGGTCAAGTCAAAATGTATATCTCCCAATATCCTATAATATTTCTCCATAACTGTATACCCACATATTCATATGGCATTTTCATATTTGCTTTCCACTTTACAATCATGATTTAATTCTGATGGGTCTAACACGTACAAGTATTTATCACATACCTGACCAACCAAATTAAAGTCGATCTTACCGAATTCTCATATAACCTCTTTCTAGGTATACTACCCtttttttggccgaatatacacaattacgtaatacacaataagcagataaattctcacttgatagtgatctcttataaacataggtacattacatattttcacctaacttttcacattgaccaaatgcgCAATAATCATAGAAACAGTCTTATTgttttactcacatatgcatcacataacaaccttgtgatttaattcaaatcaagcttaaatataagctcagaatacatacctgtccaacttaacgcattgaacgtatttattaacaattgttactgtgaagtcatataatcttacgctttactcgaatcatcaacgagacctttagctcggataaTCCCCAAACGTAGTCATCGGGTCGTACCAgaaatatatttccaagtttcatgtacatttaatcccatgttacaacattcacatcgactatcatatttgtaattcatttgcctcatcaaatatctactaatacacacctttcacaatttgttattcggccacaatatatatacacatctcatacatatttcacattagccatttggctttaccacatatgcatggctcatacatatttcacattagcctttcgactttaccacatatatatatctcatacatattttacattagtcattcggctttaccacatatatatatcttgtacatcaatttcatcataacaaaattgactaggtatactagtcatttacggcttatagcctcactttaatacggatccggtactttgattaaaattttaattgatagtttataagcaactcaaacagttttatcaatgtttactacttaatcacaaattcactacaagctatttttcccgagcaacagtcactaaatcatttataactggagctacgaaactccaaatcaagtgccgttaatttttcctgaaaatagactcatatatcttttatccataaaattttcagaatttttggtttggcaaatcaataccagatttttcttaaagttttcccttgtttcactgtttgactagtctgaccattcttcactacgaatcaaaattctcattgtacagaattcaaaatatattcttgtttatttcatttgaaactagactcattaaggagtctaagcatataaaaattcatcttataaccatttttgtacaatttataatgattttctaaaaacagaacaggggatctagaagtcattttgaccctgtcccacatcacttcaaatatcttattataggcaattcttttgcttacacggtttcttttataagaaactagactcattaagctttaattgcataatttattcaacttctaactcatctcccaaaatttatggtgattttccaaaatcacgttactgccgctgtcccaagcagatttattaccaattcactctttcacacataccttgcatgcatgttatttaaacatgcatatcacaaatcaatcatcacatacctataatttcacttaagcataaacttcgtttcatcatttttaaacacaaacattactcaatattatccagattcacattcggccataatacacacaacatgttaacCGATTTTCCCACTTAACATCTAATGCACATGCATGCTCACAAATACACATCATCGAGTTCTCACTAAAGACATTTCATTTCTATACACATAAATCAtgcatcataatttaaatatttacataatttcatatatccagtactcacctatattttgtattaaaatttgatatcaaTGTCGccgattttcatttaatttaccaTACAAGATCATGCAACATGATAGCTCAATTTTAAGTACATGAGTTCTTGTCCTGTTTGAAACGGTACAACGACTCTAGTGTATAGATGGTTTGAATATCAGACACATTTAACCTACCTAAACAAAACACTCCAGCGTGCATTTGAACATGTTAAATTCTGGCATGCATTCGGACACTTAAAAATTCAACATACATTCGAACATTAAAATTTCACTAGCTGACAGCAAATAATTTTCAGACAATTCAATTCCCTACATCCTTTCAACAAATGCTTATTTCCTTAGCTTCAACCAATAATAATGGGACATTACTAAaactgaaatttgaaaatgtaaattcCAAATTAAACTGTTTTAACCTCCAAAAGTTAATAACTCTTCAAACATAAATTGAACAGTAATGCATGTTAATTTCAACCATCTTTATATTTTGCTTATTACCACAAAACAGGACATTGATTAACCAACATTTTACCTTAATTAGAGCAGCAGCAGATCAATTACACCAGGATTTATTGCACGATAAACTACAGCAATTACATGCTGAAACTATCAGCCTTCAACAGCAGGTTTCAACACCAACTTATACATTTATTTATCAACTCTTCTTCACTTCTAACACCAGTATTTTGGTAACAACTAACATGTATTAAACACAGTATAaacatggaaatttttcaaagtttcattGCAAGGACTTACTGAACAGCAGCTGAACCTACTCTTGAGCAGTTTCTTTCCCCTTCTTGCTGCCACCTTTAGCGAGTTTCTTAAGGAACCAGCTCCTAAGTGagctcaaaaattaaacatgCAGCAGCCCTCTTCTTCCCTCTCTATTCGAACAGCCCCTTcatctagcaatctccttagccgaaaattttaacaacccaaggaaatttcttctcccccctttcctagctacggcaatggaggaataaaccaactttggtttctcctcccactaacacattatttttattacccatactcttttattcatctttaattcatttaatacatttttttattacatatttctcaccactaataaatataataatattaaatcatGCATATAATGTCCATACTtatgagcttggccggccactagcattaaaagtggcaaattagCATGCAAACctacttatttgcatcattcaataattaatcacttaaaataagccacacatatattcaaagcttctcacataagtcctttttatttagaaacacattcaatttgacaaaaatcaaagcattcaaatttcacacatgcatgatcacatattttagacataaaatattatattcaattatttctgcgactcgatttagcggtcccgaaaccacttcccgactagggtcagaatAGGGCTGTTACATTGTTCGTGGTGCACTATTTATTTATATCAGGATTTTTCTCATCTTTATTCTTGATCTATTTTTATCTTTCAAATCAATTACATTGTATATGTTAGATCCATGGGGAACTAATCTGGTAAAGGAAATTAATGAGTGAATGTGGGATTAATTAACACTTATGTAGAGTTTCTTAACGGATCAGTTGGTTGGAAAAGGAAGAACTTAAAGCCCTAGACTTAACAACCCTAAGAAGTCATGTAGGTATCAATGAACCTGAAATCGATATTACCTGTCGTGAAAACCTTACCCTAACTCAATCAAACTTGTAACATCGAGAGATAAATAGTTTTTGCCGACTCATTAGGTTACTTGAAGGTCGAGAAGCCCTACTAGGTTAATGACTAGCAAATTGAATAGAACCCAAAGTTAGACTTAATTTTCAACACCGAAACAAGTTAGCCTTCTATCGTTTAATCTCATAAAGTCTACAATTTGTTTTTGCATTTACTTTtattacttttataaaatatcttttatcACCACCTTAGAAataattgtaatataatttaattaaagtactAACTAAACCTATTAGCGTAGAAGTCAATATTAATTTAATCTAGCTTCGCTTGAGTACGATACTTGATGTACTTCCAATGTTTCATTGTACAAATCTATACTATAACCTCACTCATATACTTGCAGACATCGCCTTAATTCTTATATTTAATTGCAGTATTCTCATTTCCAGTGTTGGTAAATCAGGAGGCGGTCATAGATGAATCCAACTCACCAGCagcttattaattaaaaaattataggaAAAAACATTGAAACCAGCCAAAGACAAGATCAAAAGAGCAATATGAATTCTCCATGCCAGAGAACCCCaaccaaattttcaaaaatttaaacttcaagcAAAAATACTCACGGCCAGCAAATAACCCATACCCGAAATAGCATAAGACAAAAATTTATTGAAACATTAGATTTGTTGCAGATTAAAAACTCTGCCCCTAGCAGCAATGAAAGGTTAAACAGAAAATTGAAAATCCAGATTCACCATAGGCATACCGATTGGCAAAATCTTTCCCCAATCTAAGACTGCCCACCCATGCATTTTAACTTGCAAAGGCTATCACCCCATTCAAGTGCGCGAATTTGCTTTGGCTTTGTTActatctcttcttttcttttgcttcctccaTTCTTTTTCTTTAGGCATTTTTTAATAGGCATGAATTTTCTGTACTTCAATATTTCATCTAAAAACAAACAGGGTGTTCCATCAATTTTAGGATTGCATTAGATTGAGAACATGTTACATATGGGATGAAAAACCACCTTGGTTAGGTATATTGCtctgactcttcatttttctatAAATTCTACTACCAACACCTCTTTCCACTATCCAACTCTTCTCTAAACATGGATGTAACAATAAGATCCTCCAAGAACCCACTAAATACATtagtagaaaaaagaaaaggaaaaaaaactttAGAAGACTGAATATATCCATGTTGGGCGCAAATCCATATTCGATATTCACACCATAGTTCAAATATGAGAAGCTGGAGACCAGCAGACAACACTTCTAGGGCTGCCCAGTTTTAGCTTAAAGCATACTGCATATAAACTAACCTGATTTATCGATTATAGAAAGGCTATGCCTGAAAGTTCCACATACTCTGAACACTTAGTTTTGGCGTGTGGAAGCCCTCAGCCAGATTGAAAGATGCTAAAACCTAGAAATCCAAAATTTGGAATCAGTTGCAGAAGGAAACAATCAAATCAAACTAAAGAACTTTGCATATTTCATATACAATTTAATGAAGGAAAAGAAACCATTTTTCTCTTGACAGGAGTGAAATTAACAATGTtgtcaatttttgaaaagttaccTACAGTAGAATCAAAATGGCTGTAAATGATACAACATAGTGGAAATTCCAATATATTTGGTTTTGCTTCAACATTTACAGATATCGAAATCAACCGCAGAACCTTAATCTATGTTACTTGGATTCAGGGTTAAGTGTGGATATAGATGGGTGTGTTCTGACACATGAACCAATTAAGAAAAGGCGCATCAGCTATGTCATCTGGACTCTTAGTAAATGAGAAGTGTTTAACACGGGTATGACAGTCTGCTCAATTTTTTCAGTGtgttttcatatatttggaagCTCATACCCTCATATCCATTTCCGAATAAGTTTCCAACATGAGTACTTTGAGAAAAACAAAAGCCTGGAATAACATATCCCAACAGATGGATGTAAATGTAGCCTATAAACAAAGTAGATTATAGTGGATTACGCATTAGAGATGCAACCCGATAAATATACCACTAAGGTATGCACATATGTTGCCCTATGTAGGTtgaacaacatatccaccatttaAATAGCGGCTGCAATGTAATTTTGAGTCTCCTTACTGTTACCGCATTTGTATCATTTTTCATGTTTGTAATGCATAAAAACAATGGGACTACAAAGATATCCACAATGAACCGGCCTAATGTTCACCTTTCCCAGAAATAGCCTGGATTCGAATctcagttatatatatatatatatccgcACAGCAATTCAAAATACCAGGATCAACATAACTCAACTCAAACCCATAAATTAAAAGTTCAAACCAAATGACATTACCTTAACTCTTCCATCTTCATTGACTAATGAGCTACACGACCACTCCACACCCAAAACTTGACTCAATGTCTCATAGTTAGCTTTAATTAAATCACCACCGAGAATTCTCCTTGACACTGCTAAGTCCCAAGATTTCTTTTCCAAATCATAGCAAGGCTCAAACGTTGTCAACCCTCTGTGCACATAACTGTACTTCAATTTGCAATTAAAAGACCCGAGCTCATGCCTTGCAGATAATTTGTTGGCTGTATCAAACACAAAGGTCCCATCCAATACTGTCCGATGGTCGTTCCTCATGTGACTGTAACTCCAATTTATCTGTTTTCCTTCCACCTTAAAAGTGTTCATGAACTGAAACTGAACATCCTGAGTAGAAAAAGAAAAGCCAAGGCAAATTAAGTAAAAGTCATTTTGACAAACACTTGCAATGCATAAACGAAATTATCACCTTTTTGGTGATGTCAAAGTCGATGATGAAAGAACCAGGCTTCTCAACTGACAGCAACAAGTCATCAAAGTTCAATGTGGAGCCATCGGAAAAATTTGTGTCTGAAAGCGATGCTCGGAGCTTAAGGTCTCCTGGATTAGCTGCTAGAGTTGCCGACAAGCCTTTCTTGTTGCCGTTGGTTCCTCCTATAAAAGACACTGCAGCATTCATCAtctttaccaatttttttttctgtAATATTCTTTTCTGCAAATTATAAAGCTGTGAGGGGTGCGAGGGGGTTGATGAAGTCTTCCGTTGTTATTTGCTCCCCAGGCGCCAGTAATGAAATGGAAGTAGAGGTGGGCCGGGTCGGTTTTGGGTCAGTTTAActatgatattaatataatttatattttgtttcaGTTAGAacttaaattgaaatataaagttattttgtttgaatttgtcacatattatttttaaaataatttaaaaatatatatttatattatttttaattttatgttttataatttttattttattaaaattttatatttaattatcttattaacattttttaatgtttattatattgctattatatattattatagatttaatttttgtatgttataaattatataatatataaaaaataatataatataaaatattaaaaatttaaaaacgagTTAGGCCGAGGAAGATTCAGAACTTAAATGCTCAAGCCCAAACTCaacctatattattttttatcaaaatctattttttaggCCTAATATTTACCCAAAgtttttcaaatttaaaccacATTTTTTTCTAACTTAAGGATTGTAAATTtctaattcaaataatatttaaattccgATTTAAATATCTTAATCCActatttatatactaatattatggacatataattaatttcaattcatttagcataaatattattttaagataaaaaattagaagaaaaccTAAATTCAAGTCATGGAAGTAGTTTAATCATCCCATAtatgaaaaaatttagaaaataagtaAATTCCGATCTAAGGTAACACAAATaccaaatattatttttagagaaTTGCAATGATTAAGGCCAATGTCGAAGACCTTCTCCAAGTGTGCGGCTGACAATCATCTGCTGTGGTAAGTGTAACACACAAGATACGACAATAATACAGTGTTTTATGGGTTTTAGATAACACACATATATACTATATTTGCCATGAATACAATCGAtctcttaattattattttttaaataactttGGAAGATCTGGGAAGGATTATGTCTTCTATTCATATTAAAATATGCGTC
The sequence above is drawn from the Gossypium hirsutum isolate 1008001.06 chromosome A05, Gossypium_hirsutum_v2.1, whole genome shotgun sequence genome and encodes:
- the LOC107887336 gene encoding outer envelope pore protein 24A, chloroplastic, whose amino-acid sequence is MMNAAVSFIGGTNGNKKGLSATLAANPGDLKLRASLSDTNFSDGSTLNFDDLLLSVEKPGSFIIDFDITKKDVQFQFMNTFKVEGKQINWSYSHMRNDHRTVLDGTFVFDTANKLSARHELGSFNCKLKYSYVHRGLTTFEPCYDLEKKSWDLAVSRRILGGDLIKANYETLSQVLGVEWSCSSLVNEDGRVKVLASFNLAEGFHTPKLSVQSMWNFQA